The Candidatus Thioglobus sp. genome window below encodes:
- a CDS encoding HU family DNA-binding protein, translated as MNKSELIDAIASAADISKADAGRALNATTDAITGAMASGDGVQLTGFGSFVVRDRAARTGRNPQTGATIQIKASKVAAFKAGKALKDAVNG; from the coding sequence ATGAACAAGTCAGAATTAATTGATGCAATTGCATCAGCAGCAGATATTTCAAAAGCAGATGCAGGTCGCGCACTTAACGCTACTACTGATGCAATAACTGGTGCTATGGCTAGTGGTGACGGTGTACAGTTAACAGGTTTTGGTTCATTTGTAGTTAGAGACCGTGCAGCACGTACTGGACGTAACCCACAAACTGGTGCTACGATTCAAATTAAAGCTTCTAAAGTTGCTGCATTTAAAGCAGGTAAGGCACTTAAAGAT